In Leptodesmis sichuanensis A121, the following are encoded in one genomic region:
- a CDS encoding glycosyl hydrolase family 57, with product MSIAQEINLPVLDELIDGLPNISGWEDAVQTVARKTDPVFLSRTNISLESVRSAFAIALHMHQPTIPAGWDGALINNLQYMFEHPHEGDNHNAAAFAWCYTRMADFIPELVEQGYHPRVMLDYSGNLLWGLRQMGRGDVLENLKRITCDPTYQPYVEWLGTMWGHAVVPSTPIPDIKLHIQAWQHHFAAIFGWEALARVKGFSPPEMHLPNHPDTLYELVKALKECGYRWMLVQEHTVETLNGEAMGYKHLPHRLLARNSHGETASITVLIKTQGSDTKLVGQMQPYYEAKSQQSKPVLGNVAVPPLVTQISDGENGGVMMNEFPSAFKAAWYDQKQQADVVGMTGTEYLELLAAAGVQPEAYPVCLPVGQSQIWQQVSPENCTPEAVATAIAAIQQTNPNFQMEGASWTNHMSWVQGYENVLTPMTQLSARFHEKWDPLLQDASCHSVPITRTSAYRRALLYNLVLQTSCFRYWGQGLWTDYAQKIFEQGLKTLA from the coding sequence ATGAGCATAGCCCAAGAAATTAATCTACCAGTTCTGGATGAATTGATTGATGGTTTGCCCAATATTTCGGGCTGGGAAGATGCTGTGCAAACCGTGGCCCGCAAAACAGATCCGGTGTTTCTATCCAGAACAAATATTTCGTTAGAGTCAGTGAGGTCAGCGTTTGCGATCGCCTTGCATATGCACCAACCGACCATTCCGGCAGGATGGGATGGCGCATTGATCAACAACTTGCAGTATATGTTTGAGCATCCCCATGAAGGAGATAACCACAATGCGGCAGCTTTTGCCTGGTGTTATACGCGCATGGCTGATTTCATTCCCGAACTGGTAGAGCAGGGATATCATCCGCGAGTGATGCTGGACTATTCTGGCAATTTGCTGTGGGGGCTGCGACAGATGGGCCGGGGAGATGTGCTGGAGAATCTGAAGCGCATCACCTGTGACCCGACGTACCAGCCCTATGTGGAATGGTTGGGAACAATGTGGGGCCATGCGGTCGTCCCTTCTACCCCAATTCCCGATATCAAGTTGCACATCCAGGCATGGCAACACCATTTTGCTGCGATCTTCGGTTGGGAGGCTCTGGCGCGGGTGAAGGGCTTCTCGCCACCAGAAATGCATTTACCGAACCATCCTGACACTCTGTACGAATTGGTCAAAGCCCTCAAGGAGTGTGGCTATCGCTGGATGTTAGTCCAGGAACATACGGTAGAGACTCTTAATGGAGAAGCTATGGGATATAAACATCTTCCTCACCGATTGCTGGCTCGCAACTCTCACGGTGAAACAGCCAGCATCACGGTGTTAATTAAAACTCAGGGTTCAGATACTAAATTAGTAGGACAGATGCAACCCTATTATGAAGCTAAATCGCAACAGTCTAAACCAGTTTTAGGAAACGTTGCAGTTCCACCCTTAGTCACTCAAATCAGTGATGGAGAAAATGGTGGAGTGATGATGAATGAATTTCCTTCAGCCTTCAAAGCTGCCTGGTATGACCAGAAACAACAAGCCGATGTGGTGGGAATGACCGGGACGGAATACCTGGAACTGCTTGCAGCGGCAGGTGTGCAGCCAGAAGCTTATCCAGTTTGTTTACCTGTCGGTCAATCTCAAATCTGGCAACAGGTTTCCCCAGAAAATTGCACCCCGGAGGCCGTGGCAACTGCGATCGCGGCCATTCAACAAACGAACCCCAACTTTCAGATGGAAGGTGCGTCCTGGACCAATCACATGAGTTGGGTACAGGGGTATGAAAATGTGCTGACTCCCATGACGCAATTGAGCGCCCGATTTCATGAAAAATGGGATCCCCTGTTACAGGATGCATCCTGCCATTCAGTTCCGATCACGCGCACGTCTGCTTATCGTCGAGCCTTGCTCTATAACCTGGTGTTGCAAACCAGTTGCTTCCGCTATTGGGGGCAGGGACTGTGGACAGACTACGCCCAAAAGATTTTCGAGCAGGGACTCAAAACGCTAGCTTAA
- a CDS encoding SUMF1/EgtB/PvdO family nonheme iron enzyme, which translates to MGRNWAITIGINGYRNLQPLHYAKQDAEAMQSFLQRELSVQTVYHFTDESPTIPQDYGPPLDSYPTYATLRRFFRIRFESPFLNPGDNLWFFFAGHGKRHEDRDYLMPIDADPGDEIEKSTWIPLSYITDRLRRSGADNVIMLIDACRSGSGRRDSDGFGQEKQQGVITLFACSPWESSYEIEELQQGAFTYALLQSLQIEGEGNCATVERLYQRLRQTVPQMTQTYKQVQQTPYGVIEPPTKYHLILLPRKANLSDIVTLKNDALQAEVRQDFKLAKQLWIRVLAASPADSDGIAGIERLARVSATPTVPAPEIEPPPGQRTATPATPARPTAPTFEFEVVTIAAIEKSLLGLGKPQVRLNRRPGWAEYRTEDLGQGVMLELVSIPGGTFQMGSPDGEGVDDERPQHAVTVKPFWMGKYAVTQAQWKIVAGWPKVKQDLNSDPSYFKGANRPVEQVSWDDAVEFCARLSQKMGHEYRLPTEAEWEYACRAGTTTPFHFGETITTDLANYCGEDRKEYGWSGSYGRGPKGIYRQETTTVGSFGVANAFGLFDMHGNVWEWCLDHWHENYQGAPSDGSAWTAGGDSSYRLLRGGSWDDDPWYCRSASRNNVNPDNRNVLIGFRVVCAAARTLA; encoded by the coding sequence ATGGGACGCAACTGGGCAATCACGATCGGCATTAATGGCTATCGCAATCTGCAACCGCTCCATTACGCCAAGCAGGATGCAGAAGCAATGCAGTCCTTTCTGCAGCGGGAACTGAGCGTCCAAACGGTTTATCACTTTACAGACGAATCCCCTACCATTCCCCAGGACTATGGCCCCCCTCTGGACTCCTATCCTACCTACGCAACCCTGCGCCGCTTTTTCCGCATCCGGTTTGAATCACCCTTTTTGAATCCGGGTGACAATCTCTGGTTCTTCTTTGCTGGACATGGTAAACGCCATGAAGACCGGGACTACCTGATGCCGATCGATGCTGATCCAGGAGATGAGATTGAGAAAAGCACCTGGATCCCGTTAAGCTACATCACCGATCGCCTGCGTCGCAGTGGAGCCGATAACGTGATCATGTTGATCGACGCTTGCCGCAGCGGTTCGGGACGACGAGACAGTGACGGATTTGGTCAGGAGAAACAGCAAGGGGTGATTACCCTGTTTGCCTGTAGCCCCTGGGAATCTTCCTATGAAATTGAGGAACTCCAACAGGGAGCCTTCACCTATGCGCTGCTGCAGAGTTTGCAGATTGAAGGGGAAGGCAACTGTGCTACGGTTGAACGGCTTTATCAACGCCTGCGACAGACAGTTCCGCAAATGACGCAGACCTACAAGCAAGTCCAGCAAACTCCCTATGGCGTCATTGAACCCCCTACCAAATACCACCTGATCCTGTTACCCCGGAAAGCAAACCTGTCAGACATCGTGACTTTGAAAAATGATGCGTTGCAGGCCGAGGTGCGGCAGGATTTCAAACTCGCCAAGCAATTGTGGATTCGAGTGTTAGCCGCTTCTCCGGCAGACTCAGATGGGATTGCAGGGATTGAACGGTTGGCGCGAGTGTCTGCAACCCCAACTGTCCCAGCACCTGAGATCGAACCACCCCCTGGACAACGGACGGCTACCCCTGCCACTCCAGCAAGGCCGACTGCACCGACCTTTGAGTTTGAGGTGGTGACGATCGCCGCAATTGAGAAGAGTCTGTTGGGACTGGGAAAACCTCAAGTTCGGCTGAATCGCCGTCCTGGATGGGCAGAATATCGGACGGAAGATTTGGGACAGGGGGTGATGCTGGAACTGGTATCGATTCCGGGGGGTACATTTCAGATGGGTTCACCGGATGGGGAAGGAGTTGACGATGAACGCCCCCAACACGCCGTGACCGTGAAGCCTTTTTGGATGGGCAAGTATGCGGTGACGCAAGCCCAATGGAAGATAGTCGCAGGCTGGCCGAAAGTTAAGCAAGACCTTAACTCCGATCCATCCTACTTCAAAGGAGCTAATCGCCCCGTTGAGCAAGTGTCTTGGGATGATGCCGTGGAATTTTGTGCCCGGTTATCCCAGAAGATGGGCCATGAGTATCGCTTACCCACCGAAGCGGAATGGGAGTATGCCTGTCGAGCGGGAACGACGACTCCGTTTCATTTTGGGGAAACCATTACCACGGATTTGGCAAATTATTGTGGGGAAGATAGGAAGGAGTACGGTTGGTCTGGTTCCTATGGTCGTGGGCCAAAGGGCATTTATCGTCAGGAAACAACCACCGTTGGCAGTTTTGGGGTTGCCAATGCCTTTGGGCTGTTTGATATGCATGGGAATGTCTGGGAGTGGTGCCTGGATCACTGGCATGAAAATTATCAGGGCGCACCCAGCGATGGCAGTGCCTGGACTGCGGGAGGCGATTCGAGTTATCGGCTGTTGCGCGGTGGTTCGTGGGACGACGATCCCTGGTACTGTCGTTCTGCCTCTCGCAACAACGTCAATCCGGACAACCGCAACGTCCTTATCGGTTTTCGTGTTGTCTGTGCGGCTGCGAGGACTCTGGCTTAG
- a CDS encoding Pepco domain-containing protein: MAQNAAQLWIVTEVETTETTEVVRGERGGEDRGGGFGPPRVTEQVKTIVRQRVPLDAVALKTQMNGLLQVVSDVFDQANDQTGLRLDEVEISVEINAQGQVSIMGSGGSLSDKGAIKLKFKRANS, encoded by the coding sequence ATGGCACAGAATGCAGCGCAACTGTGGATTGTCACAGAAGTAGAAACGACTGAAACGACCGAAGTAGTTCGCGGAGAGCGAGGCGGTGAGGATCGAGGGGGAGGATTTGGGCCGCCACGAGTTACTGAACAGGTTAAAACGATCGTTCGTCAGCGAGTACCCCTTGATGCCGTTGCGCTCAAAACCCAGATGAATGGCCTATTGCAAGTCGTCAGCGATGTTTTTGACCAGGCGAACGATCAAACGGGCCTGCGACTGGATGAAGTCGAGATCTCGGTTGAGATTAATGCTCAAGGGCAGGTCAGCATTATGGGCAGCGGAGGTTCACTTAGTGATAAGGGAGCTATCAAACTAAAGTTCAAACGAGCTAATTCGTAG
- the sat gene encoding sulfate adenylyltransferase: MSLHQDSIAPHGGQLVNRIVTAEQRREFLDKADHLPVVQLDERAVSDLEMIAIGGFSPLTGFMEAADYRSVVDNMRLANGLPWSIPVTLSVSEAVAEPLQEGGLVRLDDAKGRFVGVLQLTQKYHYDKVHEALHVYRTNEEKHPGVLVVYQQGPVNLAGPVWLMQRDAHPKFPTYQIDPAESRALFREKGWKTIVGFQTRNPIHRAHEYIIKCALEIVDGLFLHPLVGATKEDDIPADVRMRCYEIMLENYFPKDRVILAINPAAMRYAGPREAIFHALVRKNYGCTHFIVGRDHAGVGDYYGTYDAQYIFDEFKPEELGIIPLKFEHAFYCTRTQSMGTTKTSPSLPEERIHLSGTKVREMLRRGELPPPEFSRPKVAAELARAMKVFTESQYEI, translated from the coding sequence ATGAGTCTCCATCAAGACAGCATCGCCCCTCATGGTGGGCAACTGGTCAATCGTATTGTGACGGCAGAGCAACGCCGGGAATTTCTGGATAAAGCCGATCATTTACCTGTCGTGCAGCTTGATGAACGGGCTGTATCCGATCTGGAAATGATCGCGATCGGGGGATTCAGCCCCCTCACAGGTTTCATGGAAGCAGCCGATTACCGCTCTGTGGTGGACAATATGCGGTTGGCCAATGGTTTACCCTGGTCTATTCCTGTCACTCTGTCCGTTTCTGAAGCGGTAGCAGAGCCATTGCAGGAAGGGGGGCTGGTGCGTCTGGATGATGCCAAAGGGCGGTTTGTGGGCGTGCTGCAACTCACCCAGAAGTACCATTACGACAAGGTACATGAAGCACTGCATGTCTACCGCACCAACGAAGAGAAGCATCCAGGGGTGCTGGTGGTTTATCAGCAGGGGCCTGTGAATCTGGCAGGGCCAGTCTGGCTGATGCAACGGGATGCCCATCCCAAATTTCCCACTTACCAGATCGATCCGGCAGAGTCACGGGCGTTGTTCCGGGAGAAGGGGTGGAAGACGATCGTTGGCTTCCAGACCCGCAACCCGATTCACCGCGCTCACGAATACATCATTAAATGTGCGCTGGAAATTGTCGATGGCCTGTTCCTGCATCCCCTGGTCGGTGCCACGAAGGAAGATGACATTCCAGCAGACGTGCGGATGCGCTGCTACGAAATCATGCTGGAAAACTACTTTCCCAAAGACCGGGTAATTCTGGCGATTAATCCGGCGGCGATGCGTTATGCTGGCCCCCGTGAAGCCATCTTCCATGCTTTGGTGCGGAAGAACTATGGCTGTACTCACTTCATCGTGGGTCGTGACCATGCAGGGGTCGGGGATTATTACGGCACCTATGACGCACAGTACATTTTTGATGAGTTCAAGCCAGAGGAGTTAGGCATCATTCCCCTCAAGTTTGAACACGCCTTCTACTGCACTCGTACCCAATCGATGGGCACCACCAAAACCAGTCCCAGTCTGCCGGAGGAGCGAATTCACCTGTCAGGTACGAAGGTGCGGGAAATGCTGCGTCGGGGTGAACTGCCTCCCCCAGAATTCTCTCGTCCCAAGGTGGCGGCTGAATTGGCACGGGCTATGAAGGTGTTCACCGAGAGCCAGTACGAAATTTAA
- the petN gene encoding cytochrome b6-f complex subunit PetN has translation MDILSLGWVGLLVVFTFSISLVVWARNGF, from the coding sequence ATGGATATTCTGTCACTCGGTTGGGTTGGCTTGCTGGTTGTGTTTACGTTCTCCATCTCGCTCGTAGTTTGGGCACGTAACGGCTTCTAA
- a CDS encoding SDR family oxidoreductase → MTTIFLAGASRGVGREVARCLLAQKLKVIALLRSHATHAELEAMGVQVLMGDALDPVAVEQAMAQEPIDAVISTIGGKPTDGERSDFLGNKNLIDAAVKARAKKFVLVTSIGSGNSAPALPPKAMEALAAVLAEKEQAENHLMASGLTYTIIRPGGLTSDPPTDEGILTENPLVAGTIHRADVAELVCRCLMSDRANQKILSAVDRNLIYGQPEFQEFIP, encoded by the coding sequence ATGACAACCATATTTTTAGCGGGAGCCAGTCGCGGCGTAGGGCGAGAAGTGGCCCGTTGTTTGCTCGCTCAAAAGCTGAAGGTGATTGCCTTACTGCGATCGCACGCCACCCATGCTGAGTTAGAAGCGATGGGAGTGCAGGTGCTGATGGGGGATGCGCTCGATCCTGTTGCTGTGGAGCAGGCCATGGCTCAGGAGCCGATCGATGCGGTAATTAGCACGATCGGTGGCAAGCCCACGGATGGAGAACGATCTGATTTTCTGGGCAACAAAAATCTCATTGACGCAGCTGTGAAAGCGAGAGCCAAGAAATTTGTGCTGGTGACTTCCATTGGCAGTGGCAACAGTGCTCCTGCGCTACCTCCCAAAGCAATGGAAGCACTGGCGGCAGTACTGGCAGAAAAGGAACAGGCCGAAAACCATTTGATGGCCAGTGGATTAACTTATACGATTATTCGTCCCGGTGGTCTGACCTCTGATCCACCCACAGATGAGGGGATCTTAACGGAGAATCCTTTAGTGGCGGGAACAATTCATCGAGCCGATGTCGCAGAACTGGTGTGTCGCTGCCTAATGTCCGATCGCGCCAATCAAAAAATTCTGTCTGCTGTAGACCGCAACCTGATCTATGGTCAGCCGGAATTTCAAGAATTCATTCCTTAA
- the hisB gene encoding imidazoleglycerol-phosphate dehydratase HisB translates to MQTSDRPLDIPSNLTFPKRTASVSRRTGETDVQVTLNLDGTGQCTAKTGVPFLDHMLHQIASHGLIDLEVRATGDYEIDDHHTNEDVGITLGMALHQALGDRKGIVRFGHFLAPLDEALIQVALDFSGRPHLSYGLQIPTERVGTYDTQLVREFFVAIVNHAQLTLHIRQLDGINSHHIIEATFKAFARSLRMATEVDPRRAYSIPSSKGVL, encoded by the coding sequence ATGCAGACCAGCGATCGCCCACTCGATATTCCCTCAAATTTGACCTTTCCCAAGCGAACAGCCTCCGTCAGCCGTCGCACCGGAGAAACGGATGTGCAGGTTACTCTCAATCTGGATGGCACCGGGCAATGCACCGCCAAAACGGGGGTACCATTCCTGGATCACATGCTGCACCAGATTGCTTCTCACGGGCTGATTGATCTGGAAGTGCGGGCCACAGGCGATTACGAGATTGATGACCATCACACCAACGAAGATGTAGGGATTACGTTGGGCATGGCGCTACATCAGGCGTTAGGCGATCGCAAAGGAATTGTCCGTTTTGGCCATTTTCTGGCTCCCCTGGATGAAGCCCTGATTCAGGTGGCGCTGGATTTCTCTGGTCGGCCTCATCTCAGCTATGGGTTGCAAATTCCTACGGAGCGAGTTGGCACGTATGATACACAACTGGTACGCGAGTTTTTTGTGGCGATCGTCAACCATGCCCAACTCACCTTACATATTCGCCAATTAGATGGCATTAACTCCCACCACATTATCGAAGCGACCTTCAAAGCCTTTGCGCGATCGCTGCGGATGGCTACAGAAGTCGATCCTCGCCGTGCCTACAGCATTCCCAGTTCCAAAGGCGTACTTTGA
- the bcp gene encoding thioredoxin-dependent thiol peroxidase, whose amino-acid sequence MALKIGDPAPDFSLPDANGKIFKLADLKGQRVVLYFYPRDNTPGCTKEACAFRDSYAEFQDREVVVLGVSTDDAKSHEKFATKYNLPFPLLIDAGGTVAAAYDSYGLKKFMGKEYMGITRNTFVIDPDGRIEKIYKKVKPETHVEEILANL is encoded by the coding sequence ATGGCGCTTAAAATTGGTGATCCCGCTCCTGATTTCAGTCTGCCGGATGCGAACGGCAAGATCTTCAAACTGGCTGACTTAAAAGGTCAGCGAGTCGTTTTGTACTTCTACCCGCGTGACAATACACCCGGTTGCACAAAAGAAGCCTGTGCATTTCGGGATAGCTATGCGGAGTTTCAAGATCGAGAAGTGGTTGTCCTGGGCGTCAGCACAGATGATGCCAAATCTCACGAGAAATTTGCCACGAAATACAATCTTCCCTTTCCCCTCCTGATTGATGCTGGGGGAACGGTAGCAGCGGCCTATGACAGCTACGGCTTGAAGAAATTTATGGGCAAGGAATACATGGGAATTACCCGCAATACCTTTGTTATTGATCCTGATGGTAGGATTGAGAAGATTTACAAGAAGGTTAAACCAGAAACGCACGTAGAGGAAATTTTAGCTAATCTTTGA
- a CDS encoding NUDIX hydrolase — MRRLWHFAQAVLGILFRHPVTGTSVIPILPDGRIVLIQRSDTGKWALPGGMVNWGEDIATSIQRELEEETGLEVARICRLVGVYSSPERDGRVHSICVVVEVQATGSLKINDPVEVIDVQAFTPADIPIGTLSHDHDRQLKDYFAGHTTLA, encoded by the coding sequence ATGCGTCGGTTGTGGCACTTTGCACAAGCTGTGTTAGGCATTCTGTTCCGTCACCCTGTTACTGGAACCAGTGTAATTCCCATTCTTCCTGATGGCAGAATTGTATTAATTCAGCGCAGTGATACTGGTAAATGGGCTTTACCAGGCGGCATGGTGAATTGGGGAGAAGACATTGCCACCTCGATCCAGCGGGAATTAGAAGAGGAAACCGGCTTGGAGGTGGCCAGAATTTGCCGTCTTGTCGGAGTTTATTCCTCCCCGGAACGCGACGGGCGGGTGCATTCGATCTGCGTGGTAGTCGAAGTGCAGGCTACTGGATCTCTGAAAATCAACGATCCAGTAGAAGTGATAGATGTTCAAGCCTTTACCCCAGCCGATATTCCCATTGGCACGCTGTCCCATGACCACGATCGCCAGTTGAAGGATTACTTTGCAGGCCATACAACACTGGCCTGA
- a CDS encoding isoaspartyl peptidase/L-asparaginase, whose product MSSQRVQPKLIIHGGAGSSLKGKGGVEVVRRSLHKVLEEIYPLLLAGATAQEAVVKGCQLLEDDPRFNAGTGSVLQSDGQIRMSASLMNGPAQRFSGVINVSRVQNPIRLAHALQESADRVLSDYGAMELLRELELPPYNPMTDIRLQEWMHERSENFEKEMAGVIAEKELVEDSAGRGTIGVVALDDQGRLAVGTSTGGKGFERIGRVSDSAMPAGNYATADAAISCTGIGEDIIDECLAARIVIRVTDGLSLQQAFERTFKEAHRNQRDLGAIGLDATGAIAWGKTSEVLLAAYHTGEKIGDTLEWQGEQLVASVPASLED is encoded by the coding sequence ATGTCATCCCAGCGGGTGCAACCCAAGTTGATTATTCATGGCGGGGCAGGTAGCTCCTTAAAAGGTAAGGGGGGTGTGGAGGTGGTGCGGCGATCGCTGCACAAGGTACTGGAGGAAATTTATCCGCTGCTACTGGCGGGAGCGACGGCTCAGGAAGCGGTAGTCAAGGGCTGTCAATTACTGGAAGATGATCCCCGCTTTAATGCTGGAACCGGGTCGGTGCTGCAGTCGGATGGTCAAATTCGGATGAGTGCTTCCCTGATGAATGGGCCAGCGCAACGCTTCAGTGGGGTAATTAATGTGTCGCGGGTGCAAAATCCGATTCGATTGGCCCATGCTTTGCAGGAGTCGGCTGATCGCGTGCTGTCGGATTACGGGGCGATGGAGCTACTGCGAGAACTGGAACTGCCCCCCTATAACCCGATGACCGATATTCGTTTGCAGGAATGGATGCACGAGCGATCGGAAAACTTTGAGAAAGAAATGGCTGGGGTGATTGCCGAAAAGGAACTGGTGGAAGATTCTGCAGGCCGGGGCACGATCGGGGTTGTGGCACTGGATGATCAGGGGCGACTGGCGGTGGGTACATCCACGGGAGGCAAGGGCTTTGAGCGAATTGGGCGGGTCAGTGATTCGGCCATGCCTGCCGGAAACTATGCCACGGCAGACGCAGCCATTAGTTGTACAGGCATTGGGGAAGACATCATTGATGAGTGTCTGGCTGCCCGGATTGTCATTCGCGTGACGGATGGGTTATCTCTGCAGCAAGCTTTTGAGCGCACTTTTAAGGAAGCCCATCGGAACCAGCGAGATTTGGGCGCGATCGGACTGGATGCCACTGGAGCGATCGCCTGGGGAAAAACCAGTGAAGTCCTGTTAGCGGCTTACCATACCGGAGAAAAAATTGGCGATACGCTGGAATGGCAGGGAGAACAACTGGTTGCCAGTGTACCCGCCTCTTTAGAAGACTGA
- a CDS encoding DUF2256 domain-containing protein has product MPRGVSKSNLPTKICPVCQRPFTWRKKWEDCWDEVKYCSDRCRNRRSQANEGRLDKS; this is encoded by the coding sequence ATGCCACGCGGCGTTTCCAAGTCCAATTTGCCGACCAAAATCTGTCCAGTTTGTCAGCGTCCCTTTACCTGGCGCAAGAAATGGGAAGATTGCTGGGATGAGGTGAAATACTGCTCCGATCGCTGCCGGAATCGGCGATCGCAGGCAAACGAAGGCAGACTGGACAAGTCTTAA
- a CDS encoding RNA methyltransferase: MQTHFIASPPLPFSIPLPLHPPFMFSTSLAPIRLILVEPAGPLNIGSVARVMKNMGLSNLVLVNPHCDHLGAEARQMAVHAGDVLEAARVVATLPEALQGCRKAIATTGRPRTLADRLETPRTALPWLLEDYVEPDSAALIFGPEDRGLNNQELNQAHRFVYIPANPVYPSLNLAQAVGICCYELYQAGGDGGWGIGDQKLGVGGDRDAGGVENQLSSPPPSSSPTPPPLHPSMPPAPLDQVEGFYQQLESLLLEIGYLYPHTANSRMQKFRRLFNRAMPGEEEIALLRGVLSQVSWAVNRGRSRP; encoded by the coding sequence TTGCAAACTCACTTCATCGCCTCTCCACCCCTCCCCTTCTCCATCCCTCTACCCCTCCACCCACCCTTCATGTTCTCCACCTCCTTAGCCCCTATCCGCCTGATCCTCGTCGAACCTGCTGGCCCCCTCAATATTGGGTCTGTGGCACGGGTAATGAAGAATATGGGGTTGAGCAATCTGGTGTTGGTCAATCCTCACTGTGACCACCTGGGGGCAGAAGCGCGGCAGATGGCGGTTCATGCTGGGGATGTCCTGGAAGCCGCACGGGTGGTCGCCACCTTACCAGAAGCCTTACAGGGATGCCGCAAAGCGATCGCCACAACAGGTCGTCCCCGCACCTTAGCCGATCGCCTGGAAACGCCCCGCACTGCCTTACCCTGGCTCCTGGAAGATTACGTAGAGCCAGATAGCGCTGCTCTGATCTTTGGCCCGGAAGACCGGGGGCTGAATAACCAGGAACTGAACCAGGCCCATCGCTTTGTTTACATCCCCGCTAACCCTGTCTATCCGTCTCTTAATTTGGCCCAGGCGGTAGGGATTTGTTGTTATGAGCTTTATCAGGCCGGGGGGGATGGGGGATGGGGGATCGGGGATCAAAAATTGGGAGTTGGGGGAGATAGGGACGCTGGGGGAGTTGAAAATCAACTCTCTTCTCCCCCTCCCTCATCTTCCCCTACTCCTCCACCCCTCCACCCCTCCATGCCCCCCGCCCCCCTCGATCAAGTGGAAGGCTTCTACCAACAGCTCGAATCGCTGCTATTGGAAATTGGTTACTTATATCCCCATACCGCGAATAGCCGGATGCAGAAATTTCGGCGGTTGTTTAACCGGGCCATGCCAGGGGAGGAGGAAATTGCCTTATTGCGAGGGGTGTTAAGTCAGGTATCCTGGGCGGTGAACCGGGGACGATCGCGCCCATAA